Part of the Candidatus Schekmanbacteria bacterium genome, CTGCTTCCTTTGCTTCCAACTCTTTTTCACCTTTTGCAAAAACAAGGACCCTTACTTTTTTACCTGTCCCATTTGGCAGGAGGACTGTCCCTCTTACCATTTGGTCAGCATGTTTTGGATTTACACCCAAATTGATTGCTGCATCGACGCTTTCATCAAAATTTGCATAGGCTGACTCTTTAATAAGGGAAAGAGCTTCACCTACTTCATAAAGCTTTGAAGCATCTATTTTTTTCAATGCTTCTTTATATTTTTTGCCAATCGCCGCCATAACTTTTCTATGCTCCTTTTTACACTATCCTGTTACCTGAATGCCCATACTTCTGGCCGTACCTTCAATTGTCCTAATAGCCGCCTCCAAATCATTAACATTCAGGTCAGGCATTTTAATTTTTGCAATCTCCTCAACCTGTGCTCTGGTAACGCGTGCAACTTTCTCTTTCAAGGGGTCGCTCGAACCTTTAGCGATACCAGCCGCCTTTTTTAGCAATACTGACGCAGGAGGTGTCTTAGTAATAAAAGTAAAAGACCTATCCTGATAGACAGTTATTTCCACAGGAATTATAATCCCCGGTTCCTGATTCTG contains:
- the rplK gene encoding 50S ribosomal protein L11, whose amino-acid sequence is MAKKISAMIKLQIPAGQANPSPPVGPALGQHGVNIMEFCKAFNAKTQNQEPGIIIPVEITVYQDRSFTFITKTPPASVLLKKAAGIAKGSSDPLKEKVARVTRAQVEEIAKIKMPDLNVNDLEAAIRTIEGTARSMGIQVTG